A genome region from Magnolia sinica isolate HGM2019 chromosome 8, MsV1, whole genome shotgun sequence includes the following:
- the LOC131254206 gene encoding uncharacterized protein LOC131254206 has protein sequence MAPGGRVRRSRTGSTPSTREVTEPASPSHVASQASDPSVAHTPGTASSSTSRRGRGPTRGLLLERLTREGRVTVEFPQDCIRPVGNNAMLFTSEVGVLCRSLIPPTTPRWGDVTDDVRQLIRQRLQDNFDLDLSVPHISHAVNDMMKE, from the exons atggcaccaggtgggagagtacgtcgttcgcgcactggatctaccccttctactcgTGAAGTGACGGAGCCAGcatcgccgtcacatgttgcatcgcaggcgtctgatccctcagtcgcgcatacaccgggcactgcat cgtcgtcgaccagccgacgaggacgtggacccacgcgtgggttgcttttagagcgacttacgcgtgagggtagggtgacggtagagttcccacaggactgcattagacctgttgggaacaatgccatgttgtttacgtcggaggtcggtgtcttatgccgatctctgatcccccccACCACTCCCCGTTGGggggacgtgacagatgatgtgcggcagctcatccgtcagcgccttcag GATAattttgacttggatttgagtgttccgcacatctCTCATGCCGTCaacgacatgatgaaggagtgA